Part of the Catalinimonas alkaloidigena genome is shown below.
CCTGATGATGACCAGTACATCAAAAGCATGCACATCATCTTCCAGTCGCTGAAAAACTTCCACCATAGCACTGACGATACTTTCTTCGGCCTGATTGCCTTGCATCAGTGCTTTGAACAGTTTGATATCAAAACGATAGCGATACCGATTTTTTGCCAGCTGATCCAGGAAATCTCCCAGGCCTGCCGCTGTAGGAGAACTGATGACTGCGATTTTCTGTGGAACCAAGGGTAGCGCTAAGCTTTTATTCATCTCCAATACACCTTCCACTGCCAGCCGGTCCAGCACTTCCTGTTTCTTTCTAGCCCTTTCTCCCAGGGTGAACTTTGCATCTATGTCTTTGATATTCAGGCTTAGCCCATAGATTTCGTGATAAGCGACTTCTACCTGGCATAAGATGTTCATTCCGGCTTTCAGCGTTTCTCCTGTTATGGCTTCAAACCAGCCGCTCAGGTTACGATAGGTATAGCTCCAGATGGTAGCTCGCGTTTTAGAAAGCAGATATTGATTATCTTTTTCAATCAGTTCCAGATAACAATGTCCTTTTTGAGTAAGCCGTATTTCACCAATCTCAGCAACAATCCAGTATGCAGGTTCTAGCTGAGAAGATAGGGCTTGTTTAACGAGTTTATTCAGCTCTGTGAGTGATAGGTAGCTCATGCGGCGAAGTTGAAAAAAATTGAGCTAAATCTTTAAACTCAGCTATCATTTTTCTCTGGGCTTCCAGGGAATTTCTTCTACCTGATGCTCTCTACCAATAAAACGAGCCAGTACAAACAGATAATCTGAAAGGCGGTTCAGATAAATTATTATATGAGCATCAACTGTTTCTTTGTCGTTTAGCCTTACCACTCCCCGCTCGGCACGGCGGCACACAGCTCTTGCCAGATGACATTGAGACACATCAGGATGACCACCAGGAAGGATAAAATATTTCATTTCAGGAAGCTCACGCTGCATTTGGTCAATCTGATGCTCCAATGCCAGCACTTCATTCTCCTGCAGATCAGGAAGATAGCCAGGTTTCTTACCGGGATCAGCAGCTAACAATGAGCCAATTACAAACAAGTTTTCCTGTATATGCTGGAAAATATCTTGTCGCTTTTTGTTCACCGGCATATCTCTTACTACGCCAATAAATGAGTTTAACTCATCTACTGTACCGTAAGCTTCTACCCGCTCATGAGATTTTGGCACACGACTTCCTCCTATCAATGAGGTATCTCCCTTGTCACCGGTTTTGGTATAGATTTTCATATTTGTCCCATTTTTTTCAAAGGGAGAAAGTTACATAATCCTGATTTAAAAGGACGGTGTATACACAGCTTTCAATGAATCGTAGGTATTCAAATAATCCTGAAATGCCAATGAAGACATTAAGGGGCGTAGATTATCCAGTCCACTTTCGGCGTAATTTTCCAGGCCAGCTTCCAGACTGGTTTCGATGTATGCTTTATGTAAAGCAGGTGCGTAGGGATTTGATTCTAGCGCTTCCAGCAATAGATTATATTTCTCCAACGGGTCAGTATTTTCCAGTTGATTGAGCGCAAAGAGGAATCCTTTTACAAAGAAGGGGTTACCCAGCAACTTTTTATTCTCAGCCTGATAAATTTCGTTGTTCATCTGAGCAATCCTGGCCTGGTAATACAAAAGTAGCTGATCATGCCAACGGCTGATACTGGACAACTCATCAAGCAAAGAGGATAAAGTAGGCCAGTCCTGCTCATTTTCCAGCATAAAAGCCTTCAGCCAGCTAAAATACTGCTCTCCGAGCTCATTCAGCTGAGGATTTGCAGATATGAGTGTTTGAATTTGTTCAGAAAGTAAGTCGTTGTACAGTGCAGGATACTTAAGCCATAAGTCATGCAGTATCAGTACTTTGTAGTTAGTGTCTTCCAGTGAAGAATATATTTCTAAAAACGTCTCTTCATTAATATCCGGAAATCTATAGCGTAGCAAATTATATTTGTATGCATCATCCTTTTCTGTCCAGTTCAGCTCAGAACTGCTTATTATTTGACGCATATTTTCTACTACAGGATTTTGTGCTCTTATCCCCTCTTCCGATAAACGGTACAGTGAGTCCCAGTTACTATGGGCGCTGCTTTGTAGTTCACTTTCAAAAGGTAATGCTTCGCTCATGCTGATTGCTTTTCTATACAACGCATCTTCATAACGTGACTGCTCTGCTTTCTCAAAATACTGAGTAGCAACCTGGGGAGCATGCTGTTCCATTGCCCAAATTCCTAATACATTATTGTAATAGCCTCTCTGAAACGGATTTAGCGCTTGCAGATTATCAAGGATTCGCATTGCGTCATCCACCTGGTTTTGTTGATAGAGCACATAGGCTTTGATCAATAGCAATGCTTCATAGTAATTTGCATTTGCCATAACTTCCGGTAAGCTTTCCAGTTGACTCAATTGCAGGCTATCCAATGCCTGAGGCCGGTTGTAGGCATAATTGAAGACATAGGCGAACTCAAAGCTATTGAGTACACTATCTTTACTTTCTATCCATTGAAAGTTTTCTCCAGCTAAAGGATGCTTACCGACGGCATACTTATTTGCCAGCATAAAAGTATTCACCAGACTCGGCATATAGGCTCTGTCGCTTACTACTTCACTAAAAAGTGAATCCAGGTCAAAAGAAAGTAAGGCTTCATTTTTTCCAATCAGGCCTAATATATTGGTTTCGGCTGCCTGTCGCGTTACATCTGCCTCATCGGCCAGAGAAAGAAAATACAGTGCGGAATCCAGCAGCGAAGTCTTGCCATATGTCACCGCCAGATTATTATACAGGTAAGGATCAGCCTCAAATTTTCTAAGGCCCTGATGAAAGCTAAAGAGGGCATCAAAAAACTGATCACTGTTCAAGAGCTCATAACCCAAATTTACCTGTGCATAGGGCGTAGGTTTTCTTCTTAATAGCCTCGCTAAAATAAAAAGGAGCCAGTGAGTGATCGCCCTCTGCCCTGGCAAGTGTGCCTAAGCTGTAATTGGAGCGGTGATTGTTATAACCATACTGATCACCCAGCTTGTAATATTGTTCAGCTACAAACTGATCCTCTCTCTCCCGATAAACATCTCCTATTCCGTTGTAATAGCCGGCCACTGCCTGATTTAGTGGAAACATATTGGCATTGAGGAAGAACGCCACCACTCCGATCAGGCCTACTATCTGTACGGTACCGTAGGGAAAAGTCGGGGGCTTGTACATAATCTTATGCACTTGCATATTTTCCATCAGAGGATTGATGAAGTTGGCGATGATATACAGCATGAAAAGTGTCCCGAAACTCAGCTGGCTGAAAACCACTGCATCTTCAAAAGTCTCTACCAAAGGGTCATTAGCAGTAGCATATAGATAGCTAAGCGTAGAGAAGCAAATGATCGCTAAGGTAATATAGAACAAAGCTCCTATCGGCGCAAAACTCATCATGCTCTGGTATTGAATTTCCCTGTCTTTAAAATCCCAGATGCCCAGCAACGTTAGAGCAACTAATATGAGGTAAGCATTCAAGTAAAGAATATCCCAGTCTATGTAACCGGCATTTTTTGCATAAAGCAGGGCAACATTCACCAGATAAATAATTGAAATGGTCAGAAAGTGTAAGAGTGAGTTTTTGTTGCCTACCGTATTGCCTCTGGTGATGATTTTTAGGAAGAAACTGATCAACACATTCCCTAAGAGTAGTATAAAAATCAGGCTGAGCACCAGTGGAGTTACTAATCCATAATTGACCAGGTTGATCATAGGGGTGCTGACTTCGGTGAAAACAAAGATCAGCGCACCCAAAAAACAAGTGATAACAGCGAAACCGAGCAATCTGACTAAAATCCCTGCGCCCGGCTTAAGATGGTTGAAATAATAAAATGCAGGTAAATAGAGCGCTAACGCGATGATCAGTGTGGTTTTATCAGCTTGACCAAAGAGTAGTAACTGTTCAAACTTGAAGCTGATCAGTATACCGGTAAACACCAAAGCACCGAAGTAAAACCAAAACCCTTCAAGGGCTGAAATGACTACCGACAATACAATCAGACTTAAAGCCACTGCCAGAAGCTGAATCAAGATTGTTGCCTGACTGATCTGAATATCACTTCCGCGATATACTTCGGTGATCAGGTAATTGTCAAACTCATAGGATAAATCAAACAGGCCCACGCGAAAAGATTCGGTGGGGACTTTGATTTTCTCAATGTTAGAGATCTTTTGCCAGTCAATGACATTGGCAGGGCTTACAAAAAAGTTGTACGTAAAATAAATTAAAAAGAGGCCTAGAATTACTATTAAGCCCCAATAAATAGACTTAGTATGTGGATGCCAGGATTTCCAGAAATACCACCTGTTCATAGGGTCAGGAAGATTTGTTTAAGGTAAAGTAATGGGATAACGCTGGCTGCTAAGTTGTAGTATTGCGCTTACAGTAAACACCGAAATAGGTGATAAAACTTACATCGTGCAAAATTTATTCAATAACCTTGGGCACACGAATATAATCTTCATCACGCCTGGGTGCCTGAGACAACCCTCTGTCATGAGAAAGTGTATCTTTAACTTTATCCTCCCGCCATACATTAACTTCATGCGACATGCTGGTGAGCGGCTCCACCCCATCCGTATCTACTTCTTTTAACTGATCCACCCAATCCAGAATTTCACTCATGCTCTTAATCATTTCTTCCTCGGCATCATGTTCAAATTCCAGGCGGGCAAGATGGGCTATCTTCTGTATGGTAGAACGGTCAATCTTCATATGGACTTATTGTTTATGTTTGGTCAAAGCTAAAAATCATATGCTTGATGCGGCATTTTTTTCATGAAAAGAGGTCGCATGCTTAAATGCTAAATTCGGATAATAATTGGAAAGTTCCTCCTGTATGATATGAAAAACTCTATCTCTTAACGCATTTGCATCTTTTAGCTGCATGTCTTTGGTTTCAATCGCCTCGTGGATGATCATTCTGGGCCTTAGCGGATACATCAGCATCTTATGATTCCCCGGCTGAATTTTCCAGTTGTGTGGATAAGTAACGGGAACGATCGGCACTCCTTTTTCAATTGCGAGCTTAAAAGCTCCATTACGGAAGGTGGCAAGTTCCGGCGGGTTTTGAGAGCGTATACCTCCTTCGGGAAACATCACCAGACTATAGCCATTTTCCAATACCTCAGCCCCTTCGTGTAATACCTTATAGCGGCTACGTGGATTTCTTCTATCTACTGTGATGTGTAGCTTTTTAAACATATACCCGAAGACCGGGACTTTCGCCAATGAAACTTTACCGACAAATACACAGGGCTTAGCTACATAACCCATCAGTACAATATCCAAAAATGAAGAATGGTTGCCCACAAAAAGATAGTTCTGACCAGGCTTTAATTTAGTTCTCCATTCCTGAAGCGGAGGTATAAACGAAAGTGTAAGGAATGCCCTTGCCCAAATCTGGTTGAGAAACAAGGCATGCTTCAGCCATGCCTTTCTGACCATCAACAGTAAGAAGAAAGGGTAAAGGAGCAGCAGCACTCCAGCAAAAATCAATAACCCATAGGTAGAGTAAATCCTAATCCAGATTCTTTTCATTGTAATTAATGAAATTTAACGCTTATGGCTGTGAAAAAACCTGCTCAATCCTATCGAGACCAATGCCTAAAATTTCACGCGCCAACTGATCTAATGTTTCATAAGAACCGCGAAAATGAATCGTAGTATGGGTATGTTGTAAAGAAGCTCCTGCTGCCAGAGCTTTAGCAGGAGAAGAGCTTTCCAATTCATAAAATGGGCCCAACTGATCATCGCCACCCTCCAATGGACCATCATTATAAGCATTCACCGCATCCCCGCCATAGGGTAGCTTCTGTATTTCCCACATAGAATTCACATAATCACTCACATTTTCCGGCAATGTGAACTTTACGATGGTCAATACCTCATTTTCCGCATCATAACTGCCTAACACCGGCAGGGCACGTTCAGGGGATACTCCGATTTTACTGCGATATGCTCCATCTCCTTTAAAAAAGATAAAGCCATTTTCCACTTTCAGTCTCTCCTCAGGTACTTTCCCAAAATAACTGTCGTTGAGGACAGGCACATCATCACCTATAGTCTTATCATAAGGAATCACAATGGTTGTGCGGGGCGAATGTTTAAACATTCCCAATATCCAGATGGACAATAAGCCGCCCTCTTTGGTCCAGGCAGCTTCACCCGCATTGGTAATACGATTTTCACTGGCAAAAGCCACGTAATTCATCGCCTGTGCCGGCAGGCGCACATTGAGTTCACTTTCAATCTCCTCTCTCCCCAGCAACCGTATGGTTCGGTCTACTTTGACCTTGAAAGTAGCGCCGCTATAATTTTTTACGTCAAAGTCATGGGTAAAGACCACCTGTGTCTGACTTTTCTCTACCACTTCAAAAGCCTCTGTATCCAGGGCAGAAGGCGTCTGCCAGTCTTCAAAAGCAAACTCATCCCCTTCCTGAAAAAAGATTGCGTACTGACCGCCTTCGGGTCCCATCCAGAAACGATCTTCTCCTCCGTAGGGATTAAACTGCGGGCGGCTTTCACCACTGGAAATTAAGTCGTAATTGATCCATCCATAACTGGGACCATCCTTTCCCTCAGAAGTACTGCTCATCACTCTGCCCTGATACTGCGGGGCCACAATGACCTGAGCACTGCCCTGTTTGTTGCTGAGGATAATCAGATCATCCAGGTGATTCTGCAAAAACTCAATATCGTATCCGAAGTTGTTCACAATTTCCTTAATATCATCAGGATCAGCGCTATCGCGATCCTGTACAGGTTGATATGCTATACTACATCCTAATAATATCAATAGTACTTGTACTTTCATAATTTTCATCCTCATACATATTTTCTGGCAATAGATAAAGCCTGACTGCCGTAGTGTCCTCCAAACAGATGATAGTGATTGAGATAATGATACAGCATATACAGGTCGTGTCTTTCTTTCCATTCGGCAGGTAGTGGATATTCCTCCTGATATGCTGCCCATACGGTAGATGAAAAACCACCGAACATACCCATCATCGCCAGGTCAAATTCACGATCGGCAAAATAGCTGGCAGGATCAATCAGTGCAGGACCACGAGACGAGTACATATAATTTCCCGACCATAAATCGCCATGATTGAGCGAAGCCGCCGGTTGATGGCTGATCCACTGCTCCATATTCTGTAAAAGCTGATTGTACACTTTGTTTTCTTCACTGCTGAGTCCCCTACTCTGCTCAATCATTTTCAGTAATGCCCCTATCCTTTGGTCTCGGAAGAAAATCATCCAGTCCGACTGCCAGTTATTATGCTGAGGAGTAGCGCCACAGTAGTTATCATGGGCAAAACCATATTTTTCATGCTGATACCGATGAATCTGGGCGATTCCACGACCCAAAACCTCATCCTGCACGGACGATGAACTGTTAGAAGGCTCCAGAAACTCCGTAAGCAGCATCGCTGGAAGTCCGTTTTGTG
Proteins encoded:
- the xseA gene encoding exodeoxyribonuclease VII large subunit; protein product: MSYLSLTELNKLVKQALSSQLEPAYWIVAEIGEIRLTQKGHCYLELIEKDNQYLLSKTRATIWSYTYRNLSGWFEAITGETLKAGMNILCQVEVAYHEIYGLSLNIKDIDAKFTLGERARKKQEVLDRLAVEGVLEMNKSLALPLVPQKIAVISSPTAAGLGDFLDQLAKNRYRYRFDIKLFKALMQGNQAEESIVSAMVEVFQRLEDDVHAFDVLVIIRGGGAQVDLDCFDTYGIAAHIAQFPLPVIYRHRT
- a CDS encoding cob(I)yrinic acid a,c-diamide adenosyltransferase, giving the protein MKIYTKTGDKGDTSLIGGSRVPKSHERVEAYGTVDELNSFIGVVRDMPVNKKRQDIFQHIQENLFVIGSLLAADPGKKPGYLPDLQENEVLALEHQIDQMQRELPEMKYFILPGGHPDVSQCHLARAVCRRAERGVVRLNDKETVDAHIIIYLNRLSDYLFVLARFIGREHQVEEIPWKPREK
- a CDS encoding tetratricopeptide repeat protein encodes the protein MGYELLNSDQFFDALFSFHQGLRKFEADPYLYNNLAVTYGKTSLLDSALYFLSLADEADVTRQAAETNILGLIGKNEALLSFDLDSLFSEVVSDRAYMPSLVNTFMLANKYAVGKHPLAGENFQWIESKDSVLNSFEFAYVFNYAYNRPQALDSLQLSQLESLPEVMANANYYEALLLIKAYVLYQQNQVDDAMRILDNLQALNPFQRGYYNNVLGIWAMEQHAPQVATQYFEKAEQSRYEDALYRKAISMSEALPFESELQSSAHSNWDSLYRLSEEGIRAQNPVVENMRQIISSSELNWTEKDDAYKYNLLRYRFPDINEETFLEIYSSLEDTNYKVLILHDLWLKYPALYNDLLSEQIQTLISANPQLNELGEQYFSWLKAFMLENEQDWPTLSSLLDELSSISRWHDQLLLYYQARIAQMNNEIYQAENKKLLGNPFFVKGFLFALNQLENTDPLEKYNLLLEALESNPYAPALHKAYIETSLEAGLENYAESGLDNLRPLMSSLAFQDYLNTYDSLKAVYTPSF
- the gatC gene encoding Asp-tRNA(Asn)/Glu-tRNA(Gln) amidotransferase subunit GatC; translation: MKIDRSTIQKIAHLARLEFEHDAEEEMIKSMSEILDWVDQLKEVDTDGVEPLTSMSHEVNVWREDKVKDTLSHDRGLSQAPRRDEDYIRVPKVIE
- a CDS encoding lysophospholipid acyltransferase family protein — translated: MKRIWIRIYSTYGLLIFAGVLLLLYPFFLLLMVRKAWLKHALFLNQIWARAFLTLSFIPPLQEWRTKLKPGQNYLFVGNHSSFLDIVLMGYVAKPCVFVGKVSLAKVPVFGYMFKKLHITVDRRNPRSRYKVLHEGAEVLENGYSLVMFPEGGIRSQNPPELATFRNGAFKLAIEKGVPIVPVTYPHNWKIQPGNHKMLMYPLRPRMIIHEAIETKDMQLKDANALRDRVFHIIQEELSNYYPNLAFKHATSFHEKNAASSI
- a CDS encoding DUF6786 family protein; this translates as MKVQVLLILLGCSIAYQPVQDRDSADPDDIKEIVNNFGYDIEFLQNHLDDLIILSNKQGSAQVIVAPQYQGRVMSSTSEGKDGPSYGWINYDLISSGESRPQFNPYGGEDRFWMGPEGGQYAIFFQEGDEFAFEDWQTPSALDTEAFEVVEKSQTQVVFTHDFDVKNYSGATFKVKVDRTIRLLGREEIESELNVRLPAQAMNYVAFASENRITNAGEAAWTKEGGLLSIWILGMFKHSPRTTIVIPYDKTIGDDVPVLNDSYFGKVPEERLKVENGFIFFKGDGAYRSKIGVSPERALPVLGSYDAENEVLTIVKFTLPENVSDYVNSMWEIQKLPYGGDAVNAYNDGPLEGGDDQLGPFYELESSSPAKALAAGASLQHTHTTIHFRGSYETLDQLAREILGIGLDRIEQVFSQP
- a CDS encoding fructosamine kinase family protein, yielding MREDLKNFVEESLTEKLGQRFIIKSVKTLGGGCINHASKLTSNEGNFFLKWNAQGPEDMFLREAECLEALVEAKSDLQIPKVFIKTVPQNGLPAMLLTEFLEPSNSSSSVQDEVLGRGIAQIHRYQHEKYGFAHDNYCGATPQHNNWQSDWMIFFRDQRIGALLKMIEQSRGLSSEENKVYNQLLQNMEQWISHQPAASLNHGDLWSGNYMYSSRGPALIDPASYFADREFDLAMMGMFGGFSSTVWAAYQEEYPLPAEWKERHDLYMLYHYLNHYHLFGGHYGSQALSIARKYV